One window of Erwinia aphidicola genomic DNA carries:
- the rplK gene encoding 50S ribosomal protein L11, whose protein sequence is MAKKVQAYVKLQVAAGMANPSPPVGPALGQQGVNIMEFCKAFNAKTESLEKGLPTPVVITVYSDRSFTFVTKTPPAAVLLKKAAGIKSGSGKPNKDKVGKVSRAQVREIAETKAADMTGADIEAMTRSIEGTARSMGLVVED, encoded by the coding sequence ATGGCGAAGAAAGTACAAGCCTACGTTAAGCTGCAGGTTGCAGCTGGTATGGCAAACCCAAGTCCTCCGGTTGGTCCAGCACTGGGTCAGCAAGGCGTTAACATCATGGAATTCTGTAAAGCGTTTAACGCCAAAACAGAATCCCTGGAGAAAGGTCTTCCAACACCAGTTGTGATCACCGTTTACTCTGACCGTTCTTTCACCTTCGTTACCAAAACCCCTCCTGCAGCAGTACTGCTGAAGAAAGCGGCTGGTATTAAGTCTGGTTCTGGCAAGCCGAACAAAGACAAAGTAGGTAAAGTATCGCGTGCTCAGGTACGTGAAATCGCAGAAACCAAAGCTGCGGACATGACTGGTGCTGATATTGAAGCGATGACTCGCTCAATTGAAGGTACTGCTCGTTCCATGGGCCTGGTAGTAGAGGACTAA
- the rplJ gene encoding 50S ribosomal protein L10, which produces MALNLQDKQAIVAEVSEVAKGALSAVVADSRGVTVDKMTELRKAGRAAGVYMRVVRNTLLRRVVEGTQFECLKDTFTGPTLIAYSMEHPGAAARLFKEFAKANAKFEVKAAAFEGELISAAQIDRLATLPTYDEAIARLMATMKEASAGKLVRTLAAVRDQKEATAA; this is translated from the coding sequence ATGGCCTTAAATCTTCAAGACAAACAAGCGATTGTTGCTGAAGTCAGCGAAGTAGCCAAAGGCGCGCTGTCTGCGGTAGTTGCGGATTCTCGTGGCGTTACCGTAGACAAAATGACCGAACTGCGTAAAGCAGGACGTGCAGCTGGCGTATACATGCGTGTTGTTCGTAACACCCTGCTGCGCCGCGTCGTTGAAGGTACTCAGTTTGAGTGCCTGAAAGACACGTTCACCGGTCCTACCTTGATTGCATACTCTATGGAACACCCGGGCGCTGCTGCTCGTCTGTTCAAAGAGTTCGCGAAAGCGAATGCAAAATTTGAGGTTAAAGCTGCGGCCTTTGAAGGCGAGCTGATCAGTGCGGCTCAGATCGACCGCCTGGCAACTCTGCCAACTTACGATGAAGCAATCGCACGCCTGATGGCAACCATGAAAGAAGCCTCTGCTGGCAAACTGGTTCGCACTCTGGCTGCTGTACGCGATCAGAAAGAAGCAACTGCTGCTTAA
- the tuf gene encoding elongation factor Tu translates to MSKEKFERSKPHVNVGTIGHVDHGKTTLTAAITTVLAKTYGGSARAFDQIDNAPEEKARGITINTSHVEYDTPTRHYAHVDCPGHADYVKNMITGAAQMDGAILVVAATDGPMPQTREHILLGRQVGVPFIIVFMNKCDMVDDEELLELVEMEVRELLSAYDFPGDDLPIVRGSALKALQGEAQWEEKIIELAGYLDSYIPEPERAIDKPFLLPIEDVFSISGRGTVVTGRVERGIVKVGEEVEIVGLKDTVKSTCTGVEMFRKLLDEGRAGENCGILLRGIKREDVERGQVLAKPGSIKPHTKFESEVYILSKEEGGRHSPFFKGYRPQFYFRTTDVTGTIELPEGVEMVMPGDNIKLVVELIKPIAMDDGLRFAIREGGRTVGAGVVAKVIA, encoded by the coding sequence ATGTCTAAAGAAAAATTTGAACGTTCCAAACCGCACGTCAACGTTGGTACTATCGGCCACGTTGACCACGGTAAAACTACCCTGACTGCTGCTATCACCACCGTTCTGGCTAAAACCTACGGCGGTTCTGCTCGTGCGTTCGACCAGATCGATAACGCGCCAGAAGAAAAAGCACGTGGTATCACCATCAACACTTCTCACGTTGAATATGACACCCCAACTCGCCACTACGCGCACGTTGACTGCCCAGGCCACGCCGACTATGTGAAAAACATGATCACCGGTGCTGCTCAGATGGACGGCGCGATCCTGGTTGTTGCTGCGACTGATGGCCCAATGCCACAGACTCGTGAGCACATCCTGCTGGGTCGTCAGGTAGGCGTTCCTTTCATCATCGTGTTCATGAACAAATGTGACATGGTTGATGACGAAGAGCTGCTGGAGCTGGTAGAAATGGAAGTGCGTGAGCTGCTGTCTGCTTACGATTTCCCTGGTGATGACCTGCCAATCGTGCGCGGTTCTGCACTGAAAGCCCTGCAGGGCGAAGCTCAGTGGGAAGAGAAAATCATCGAACTGGCTGGTTACCTGGATAGCTACATCCCAGAGCCAGAGCGTGCGATTGACAAGCCATTCCTGCTGCCTATCGAAGACGTATTCTCCATCTCCGGCCGTGGTACTGTTGTGACCGGTCGTGTAGAGCGCGGTATCGTTAAAGTGGGTGAAGAAGTTGAGATCGTGGGTCTGAAAGACACCGTGAAATCTACCTGTACCGGCGTTGAAATGTTCCGTAAGCTGCTGGACGAAGGTCGTGCAGGTGAGAACTGTGGTATCCTGCTGCGCGGTATTAAGCGTGAAGACGTTGAGCGCGGCCAGGTTCTGGCTAAGCCAGGCTCAATCAAGCCACACACCAAGTTCGAGTCAGAAGTTTATATTCTGTCTAAAGAAGAAGGCGGCCGTCATAGCCCATTCTTCAAAGGTTACCGTCCACAGTTCTACTTCCGTACAACTGACGTGACCGGTACCATCGAACTGCCAGAAGGCGTTGAGATGGTCATGCCAGGCGACAACATCAAACTGGTTGTTGAACTGATCAAACCAATCGCAATGGACGACGGTCTGCGTTTCGCAATTCGCGAAGGCGGCCGTACCGTTGGTGCGGGTGTTGTTGCTAAAGTTATCGCTTAA
- the rpoB gene encoding DNA-directed RNA polymerase subunit beta, producing the protein MVYSYTEKKRIRKDFGKRPQVLDIPYLLSIQLDSFQKFIEQDPEGQYGLEAAFRSVFPIQSYSGNSELQYVSYRLGEPVFDVKECQIRGVTYSAPLRVKLRLVIYEREAPEGTVKDIKEQEVYMGEIPLMTDNGTFVINGTERVIVSQLHRSPGVFFDSDKGKTHSSGKVLYNARIIPYRGSWLDFEFDPKDNLFVRIDRRRKLPATIILRALNYTTEQILDLFFEKVVYEIRDNKLQMELVPERLRGETASFDIESNGTVYVEKGRRITARHIRQLEKDNIQHIEVPVEYIAGKVVAKDYIDESTGELLIAANMELSLDLLAKLSQSGHKRIETLFTNDLDHGAYMSETVRVDPTSDRLSALVEIYRMMRPGEPPTREAAENLFENLFFSEDRYDLSAVGRMKFNRSLLRDEIEGSGILSKDDIIQVMKKLIGIRNGIGEVDDIDHLGNRRIRSVGEMAENQFRVGLVRVERAVKERLSLGDLDTLMPQDMINAKPISAAVKEFFGSSQLSQFMDQNNPLSEITHKRRISALGPGGLTRERAGFEVRDVHPTHYGRVCPIETPEGPNIGLINSLSVYAQTNEYGFLETPYRRVREGVVTDEIHYLSAIEEGNYVIAQANTNLDDEGHFVDDLVTCRSKGESSLFSRDQVDYMDVSTQQVVSVGASLIPFLEHDDANRALMGANMQRQAVPTLRADKPLVGTGMERAVAVDSGVTAVAKRGGTVQYVDASRIVIKVNEDEMYPGEAGIDIYNLTKYTRSNQNTCINQMPCVNLGEPIERGDVLADGPSTDLGELALGQNMRVAFMPWNGYNFEDSILVSERVVQEDRFTTIHIQELACVSRDTKLGPEEITADIPNVGEAALSKLDESGIVYIGAEVTGGDILVGKVTPKGETQLTPEEKLLRAIFGEKASDVKDSSLRVPNGVSGTIIDVQVFTRDGVEKDKRALEIEEMQLKQAKKDLSEELQILEAGLFSRIKYLLVAGGIEVDKLDKLPRDRWLELGLTDEEKQNQLEQLAEQYDELKHEFEKKLEAKRRKITQGDDLAPGVLKIVKVYLAVKRQIQPGDKMAGRHGNKGVISKINPIEDMPYDENGTPVDIVLNPLGVPSRMNIGQILETHLGMAAKGIGEKINAMLKKQEEVSKLREFIQRAYDLGSDLRQKVDLNTFTDDEVLRLAENLKKGMPIATPVFDGAKESEIKELLQLGGLPSSGQITLFDGRTGEQFERQVTVGYMYMLKLNHLVDDKMHARSTGSYSLVTQQPLGGKAQFGGQRFGEMEVWALEAYGAAYTLQEMLTVKSDDVNGRTKMYKNIVDGNHQMEPGMPESFNVLLKEIRSLGINIELEDE; encoded by the coding sequence ATGGTTTACTCCTATACCGAGAAAAAACGCATTCGTAAGGATTTTGGAAAACGTCCACAAGTTCTGGACATTCCATATCTCCTTTCTATCCAGCTTGACTCGTTCCAGAAGTTCATCGAGCAAGATCCGGAAGGTCAATATGGTCTGGAAGCAGCATTCCGTTCCGTATTCCCGATCCAAAGCTATAGCGGTAATTCTGAGCTGCAGTACGTCAGCTACCGTTTAGGCGAACCAGTATTTGATGTTAAAGAGTGTCAGATTCGTGGCGTCACGTACTCTGCACCTCTGCGCGTAAAACTGCGCCTGGTGATCTACGAGCGCGAAGCGCCGGAAGGCACCGTTAAAGACATCAAAGAACAAGAAGTGTACATGGGTGAAATTCCACTCATGACAGATAACGGTACCTTTGTCATCAACGGTACAGAACGCGTTATCGTTTCTCAGCTGCATCGTAGTCCTGGTGTCTTCTTCGACAGCGATAAGGGTAAAACCCACTCGTCGGGTAAAGTGCTGTATAACGCACGTATCATCCCTTACCGTGGTTCATGGCTCGACTTCGAGTTTGACCCGAAAGACAACCTGTTTGTCCGTATTGACCGTCGCCGTAAACTGCCTGCGACCATCATTCTGCGCGCGCTGAATTACACCACTGAGCAGATCCTTGATCTGTTCTTCGAAAAAGTGGTTTATGAAATTCGCGACAACAAGCTGCAGATGGAGCTGGTTCCAGAGCGCCTGCGCGGTGAAACTGCGTCCTTCGACATCGAGTCGAACGGCACTGTTTACGTCGAAAAAGGTCGTCGCATTACTGCGCGTCATATTCGTCAGCTGGAAAAAGATAACATCCAGCACATCGAAGTTCCGGTTGAATACATCGCGGGTAAAGTCGTCGCTAAAGATTACATCGACGAAAGCACCGGCGAGCTGCTGATCGCGGCGAACATGGAGCTGTCGCTGGATCTGCTGGCTAAACTGAGCCAGTCCGGTCACAAGCGCATTGAAACTCTGTTCACCAACGATCTGGATCACGGCGCCTACATGTCTGAGACTGTACGCGTCGACCCAACCAGCGATCGCCTGAGCGCGCTGGTTGAGATCTACCGCATGATGCGTCCTGGTGAGCCACCAACGCGTGAAGCGGCAGAAAACCTGTTCGAGAACCTGTTCTTCTCTGAAGACCGCTACGATCTGTCCGCGGTTGGCCGTATGAAGTTCAACCGTTCTCTGCTGCGTGACGAGATCGAAGGTTCCGGTATCCTGAGCAAAGACGACATCATTCAGGTGATGAAGAAGCTCATCGGTATCCGTAACGGTATTGGCGAAGTGGATGATATCGACCACCTCGGCAACCGTCGTATCCGTTCCGTCGGCGAAATGGCAGAAAACCAGTTCCGTGTTGGCCTCGTGCGCGTAGAGCGTGCAGTGAAAGAGCGTCTGTCCCTGGGCGATCTGGATACCCTGATGCCACAGGACATGATCAACGCCAAGCCAATTTCTGCGGCAGTGAAAGAGTTCTTCGGCTCCAGCCAGCTGTCACAGTTTATGGACCAGAACAACCCGCTGTCTGAGATCACGCACAAGCGTCGTATCTCTGCACTCGGCCCGGGCGGTCTGACGCGTGAGCGTGCAGGCTTCGAAGTTCGAGACGTACACCCGACTCACTACGGTCGCGTATGTCCAATCGAAACGCCGGAAGGTCCAAACATCGGTCTGATCAACTCCCTCTCTGTGTACGCACAGACGAATGAGTACGGTTTCCTTGAAACCCCATATCGTCGCGTGCGCGAAGGTGTGGTGACCGACGAAATTCATTACCTCTCTGCTATTGAAGAGGGTAACTACGTTATCGCTCAGGCTAACACCAACCTCGACGACGAAGGTCACTTCGTGGACGATCTGGTGACTTGCCGTAGCAAAGGCGAATCAAGTCTGTTCAGCCGCGATCAGGTTGACTACATGGACGTTTCCACCCAGCAGGTGGTTTCCGTCGGTGCGTCACTGATCCCGTTCCTGGAACACGATGACGCCAACCGCGCATTGATGGGTGCAAACATGCAACGTCAGGCGGTTCCAACTCTGCGTGCTGATAAGCCGCTGGTTGGTACCGGTATGGAACGCGCGGTAGCGGTTGACTCCGGTGTAACCGCCGTAGCGAAACGTGGTGGTACCGTTCAGTACGTGGATGCATCCCGTATCGTTATCAAAGTTAACGAAGACGAAATGTACCCGGGCGAAGCCGGTATCGACATTTACAACCTGACCAAATACACCCGTTCTAACCAGAACACCTGCATCAACCAGATGCCTTGCGTGAACCTGGGTGAGCCAATTGAACGTGGTGATGTGCTGGCTGATGGTCCTTCAACCGACCTCGGCGAACTGGCACTCGGTCAGAACATGCGCGTCGCGTTCATGCCGTGGAACGGCTACAACTTCGAAGACTCCATCCTGGTCTCCGAGCGCGTGGTACAGGAAGATCGCTTCACAACAATCCACATCCAGGAACTGGCATGTGTGTCTCGTGACACCAAGCTGGGGCCGGAAGAGATCACTGCCGACATTCCTAACGTCGGTGAAGCTGCGCTCTCCAAACTGGATGAATCCGGTATCGTGTATATCGGTGCGGAAGTGACCGGTGGTGACATTCTGGTTGGTAAGGTAACGCCGAAAGGTGAAACCCAGCTGACGCCAGAAGAGAAACTGCTGCGTGCCATCTTCGGTGAGAAAGCGTCTGACGTTAAAGACTCTTCTCTGCGCGTACCAAACGGCGTGTCTGGTACCATTATCGACGTTCAGGTCTTCACCCGCGATGGCGTGGAAAAAGACAAACGTGCGCTGGAAATCGAAGAGATGCAGCTGAAGCAGGCGAAGAAAGACCTGTCTGAAGAGTTGCAGATCCTCGAAGCTGGCCTGTTCAGCCGCATCAAATACCTGCTGGTTGCTGGCGGTATTGAAGTGGACAAACTGGACAAGCTGCCACGCGACCGCTGGCTGGAACTTGGCCTGACCGACGAAGAGAAACAGAACCAGCTGGAACAGCTGGCTGAGCAGTACGATGAGCTGAAGCACGAGTTTGAGAAGAAACTTGAAGCGAAGCGCCGCAAAATCACTCAGGGCGATGACCTGGCACCGGGCGTGCTGAAAATCGTTAAAGTGTATCTGGCCGTTAAACGTCAGATCCAGCCTGGTGACAAGATGGCAGGTCGTCACGGGAACAAAGGTGTTATCTCCAAGATCAACCCGATCGAAGATATGCCATACGATGAGAACGGTACGCCGGTCGATATCGTACTGAACCCGCTGGGCGTACCATCACGTATGAACATCGGTCAGATTCTTGAAACCCACCTGGGTATGGCTGCGAAGGGCATTGGCGAGAAGATCAACGCTATGCTTAAGAAGCAGGAAGAAGTGTCCAAGCTGCGTGAGTTCATTCAGCGTGCTTACGATCTGGGTAGCGATCTGCGCCAGAAAGTTGACCTGAACACCTTCACCGACGACGAAGTGCTGCGTCTGGCAGAGAACCTGAAAAAAGGTATGCCAATCGCAACGCCAGTGTTTGACGGCGCGAAAGAGAGCGAAATCAAAGAGCTGTTACAGCTCGGCGGTCTGCCTTCTTCTGGTCAGATTACC
- the coaA gene encoding type I pantothenate kinase: MSKKDSLLTTPYLQFNRSQWAALRDSVPMTLSEDEIARLKGINEDLSMEEVAEIYLPLSRLLNFYISSNSRRQTVLEQFLGTKGQKIPYIISIAGSVAVGKSTTARVLQALLSRWPEHRRVELITTDGFLHPNAVLKERGLMKKKGFPLSYDMHRLVNFVSDLKSGAAQVTAPVYSHLIYDVIPDGDKVVKQPDILILEGLNVLQSGMDYPHDPHHVFVSDFVDFSIYVDAPEDLLEHWYINRFLKFRQGAFTDPDSYFHHYAQLPEDEAVGVASQLWKEINYLNLKENILPTRERASLIMTKSIGHAVDLVRLRK, translated from the coding sequence ATGAGCAAAAAAGATTCCTTGTTAACTACGCCTTACCTCCAGTTCAATCGCTCCCAGTGGGCTGCGCTGCGTGATTCGGTGCCAATGACCCTTTCTGAAGACGAGATTGCCCGTCTGAAAGGCATTAACGAAGATCTCTCCATGGAAGAAGTGGCGGAGATTTATCTGCCTTTGTCTCGTCTGTTGAATTTCTATATCAGTTCAAATTCGCGTCGTCAGACGGTGCTGGAGCAGTTCCTCGGCACCAAAGGACAGAAGATCCCTTATATCATCAGCATTGCAGGCAGCGTCGCGGTCGGGAAAAGCACGACAGCGCGCGTGCTGCAGGCTTTACTCAGCCGCTGGCCGGAGCATCGTCGGGTCGAATTGATCACCACTGATGGTTTTCTCCATCCGAATGCGGTGCTGAAAGAGCGCGGCCTGATGAAGAAAAAGGGCTTTCCCCTCTCTTATGACATGCACCGCCTGGTGAACTTTGTTTCCGACCTGAAATCTGGTGCTGCACAGGTCACTGCGCCGGTCTATTCGCATCTGATTTATGATGTGATTCCGGATGGGGATAAAGTCGTTAAGCAGCCGGATATTTTGATTCTGGAAGGTTTGAATGTATTGCAGAGTGGAATGGATTATCCCCACGATCCGCATCACGTATTTGTTTCAGACTTCGTTGATTTCTCGATCTATGTCGATGCGCCGGAAGATTTATTAGAGCATTGGTATATCAATCGTTTCCTGAAATTCCGTCAGGGCGCGTTTACCGATCCCGACTCTTATTTCCACCACTATGCACAGCTACCTGAAGACGAGGCGGTAGGTGTCGCCAGCCAGCTGTGGAAAGAGATCAACTACCTGAATCTGAAGGAAAACATTCTGCCTACGCGCGAGCGTGCCAGCCTGATAATGACCAAGAGCATCGGTCATGCGGTTGACCTTGTCAGATTACGCAAATAA
- the nusG gene encoding transcription termination/antitermination protein NusG translates to MSEAPKKRWYVVQAFSGFEGRVAQSLREHIKLHNMEELFGDVMVPTEEVVEIRGGQRRKSERKFFPGYVLVQMVMNDASWHLVRSVPRVMGFIGGTSDRPAPISDKEVDAIMNRLQQVGDKPRPKTMFEPGEMVRVSDGPFADFNGVVEEVDYEKSRLKVSVSIFGRATPVELDFGQVEKG, encoded by the coding sequence ATGTCTGAAGCTCCAAAGAAGCGCTGGTACGTCGTTCAGGCGTTTTCCGGTTTTGAAGGCCGTGTAGCACAATCGCTGCGCGAGCATATCAAGTTACATAACATGGAAGAGCTGTTTGGCGATGTCATGGTTCCGACTGAAGAAGTGGTTGAGATCCGTGGTGGCCAGCGTCGCAAGAGCGAGCGTAAGTTCTTCCCAGGCTACGTGCTGGTACAGATGGTAATGAACGATGCAAGCTGGCACCTGGTGCGCAGCGTGCCGCGTGTCATGGGCTTCATCGGTGGTACGTCTGACCGTCCGGCACCGATCAGCGACAAAGAAGTTGACGCGATTATGAACCGCCTGCAGCAGGTGGGTGATAAGCCACGTCCGAAAACCATGTTTGAGCCAGGTGAAATGGTGCGCGTGAGCGATGGTCCATTTGCTGACTTCAACGGCGTGGTCGAAGAAGTTGACTACGAGAAAAGCCGCCTGAAAGTGTCTGTTTCCATCTTTGGCCGTGCAACACCGGTTGAACTGGACTTCGGCCAGGTCGAGAAAGGCTGA
- the secE gene encoding preprotein translocase subunit SecE — MSANTEAQGSGRGLETMKWLGVAVLLAVAIAGNYYYREVTLPLRALAVVVLMAAAAGIALLTTKGKATLAFAREARTEVRKVIWPTRQETLHTTLIVAAVTAVMSLILWGLDGILVRLVSFITGLRF, encoded by the coding sequence ATGAGTGCTAATACCGAAGCTCAAGGAAGCGGGCGCGGCCTGGAAACGATGAAGTGGTTAGGTGTAGCCGTCCTTCTGGCCGTGGCTATCGCCGGCAACTACTACTATCGTGAAGTAACATTACCTCTGCGTGCCCTGGCTGTCGTTGTTCTGATGGCTGCAGCAGCTGGCATTGCCCTGCTGACCACCAAAGGTAAAGCAACGTTGGCTTTCGCCCGTGAAGCGCGCACTGAAGTTCGTAAGGTCATCTGGCCTACTCGTCAGGAAACGTTGCACACCACGTTAATCGTTGCCGCGGTCACTGCCGTGATGTCACTGATTTTGTGGGGACTGGATGGAATTCTGGTTCGTCTGGTATCGTTTATCACTGGCCTGAGGTTCTGA
- the rplA gene encoding 50S ribosomal protein L1 — MAKLTKRMSVIRDKVDATKQYDINEAVALLKELATAKFVESVDVAVNLGIDARKSDQNVRGATVLPHGTGRSVRVAVFAQGANAEAAKAAGAELVGMEDLADQIKKGEMNFDVVIASPDAMRVVGQLGQVLGPRGLMPNPKVGTVTPNVAEAVKNAKAGQVRYRNDKNGIIHTTIGKVDFDTDKLKENLESLLVALKKAKPSQAKGVFIKKVSISTTMGAGVAVDQAGLNAAAN, encoded by the coding sequence ATGGCTAAGCTGACCAAGCGCATGAGCGTGATCCGCGACAAAGTTGATGCAACTAAACAGTATGACATCAACGAAGCTGTTGCTCTGCTGAAAGAACTGGCTACTGCCAAGTTCGTTGAAAGCGTTGACGTAGCGGTAAACCTGGGCATTGATGCTCGTAAATCTGACCAGAACGTTCGCGGTGCAACTGTACTGCCACACGGTACTGGCCGTTCCGTTCGCGTTGCCGTATTTGCCCAGGGCGCAAACGCTGAAGCTGCTAAAGCAGCCGGCGCTGAGCTGGTAGGTATGGAAGATCTGGCTGACCAGATCAAGAAAGGCGAAATGAACTTCGACGTTGTTATTGCATCTCCAGATGCAATGCGCGTTGTTGGCCAGCTGGGTCAGGTTCTGGGCCCACGCGGTCTGATGCCAAACCCGAAAGTGGGTACTGTAACCCCTAACGTTGCTGAAGCGGTTAAGAACGCTAAAGCGGGTCAGGTTCGTTACCGTAACGACAAAAACGGTATCATCCATACCACCATTGGTAAGGTTGACTTCGATACCGATAAGCTGAAAGAAAACCTGGAATCCCTGCTGGTTGCGCTGAAAAAAGCAAAACCTTCTCAGGCGAAAGGCGTTTTCATCAAGAAAGTTAGCATCTCCACCACTATGGGTGCAGGTGTTGCAGTTGATCAGGCTGGCCTGAACGCTGCTGCTAACTAA
- the rplL gene encoding 50S ribosomal protein L7/L12 → MSITKDQIIEGVAALSVMEIVELISAMEEKFGVSAAAAVAGPAAAAEAVEEKTEFDVVLKAIGANKVAVIKAVRGATGLGLKEAKDLVESAPAALKEGISKDDAEALKKALEEAGAEVEVK, encoded by the coding sequence ATGTCAATCACTAAAGACCAAATCATTGAAGGCGTTGCAGCTCTGTCTGTAATGGAAATCGTTGAACTGATCTCCGCTATGGAAGAGAAATTCGGCGTGTCAGCTGCTGCTGCTGTTGCAGGTCCTGCTGCTGCTGCTGAAGCTGTAGAAGAAAAAACTGAGTTCGACGTTGTACTGAAAGCTATCGGCGCTAACAAAGTTGCCGTGATCAAAGCAGTACGTGGCGCAACTGGTCTGGGCCTGAAAGAAGCCAAAGACCTGGTTGAGTCTGCACCTGCTGCCCTGAAAGAAGGCATCAGCAAAGACGACGCTGAAGCTCTGAAGAAAGCACTGGAAGAAGCTGGCGCAGAAGTTGAAGTTAAGTAA
- the birA gene encoding bifunctional biotin--[acetyl-CoA-carboxylase] ligase/biotin operon repressor BirA: MKDNTVPLTLVGILADGEFHSGEQLGEQLGMSRAAINKHIQTLKEWGIDVFTVTGKGYSLPSAMQLLNEQAINARLDNGRLAVIPVIDSTNQYLLDRMDTLQSGDACVAEYQQAGRGRRGRQWFSPFGSNLYLSMYWRLEQGPAAAMGLSLVIGIVLAEALQEQGAPDIRVKWPNDIYLDDRKLAGILVELTGKTGDAAQIVIGAGINLAMRAPAADVINQGWINLQEAGVNVDRNALSALIVNKMRTALVEFEQEGLAPFIERWARLDNFINRPVKLLIGDREIFGIARGIDQQGGLILEQDGVRKSWVGGEISLRPQS, from the coding sequence ATGAAAGACAACACCGTACCGTTAACGCTGGTTGGTATTCTGGCAGACGGCGAGTTCCATTCTGGTGAGCAGCTGGGCGAGCAGCTGGGCATGAGCCGCGCGGCAATCAATAAGCATATTCAAACCCTGAAAGAGTGGGGCATTGATGTCTTCACCGTGACCGGCAAAGGCTATAGCCTGCCCTCGGCCATGCAGTTATTGAATGAACAGGCCATTAATGCCCGGCTGGATAACGGGCGCCTGGCGGTCATCCCAGTGATTGATTCCACTAACCAGTATCTGCTCGATCGCATGGATACGCTGCAATCTGGCGACGCCTGCGTAGCCGAATATCAGCAGGCTGGACGTGGTCGCCGAGGTCGTCAGTGGTTTTCACCCTTTGGCTCTAACCTCTATCTGTCTATGTACTGGCGTCTTGAACAGGGTCCGGCGGCTGCCATGGGGCTGAGCCTGGTGATTGGGATTGTGCTGGCGGAGGCGTTACAGGAGCAGGGCGCGCCCGATATTCGCGTGAAATGGCCGAATGATATCTATCTGGACGATCGTAAACTGGCCGGTATCCTCGTTGAATTGACGGGAAAAACGGGTGATGCTGCGCAGATCGTGATTGGCGCCGGAATTAACCTGGCCATGCGCGCACCCGCTGCAGACGTCATCAATCAGGGCTGGATCAACCTGCAGGAAGCCGGAGTAAACGTTGATCGTAACGCGCTCTCTGCGCTGATCGTCAATAAAATGCGCACCGCACTGGTCGAGTTTGAGCAGGAGGGGCTGGCACCGTTTATCGAGCGCTGGGCGCGGCTCGATAACTTTATTAACCGGCCGGTAAAACTGTTGATTGGCGATCGGGAAATATTCGGCATTGCCAGAGGTATTGACCAGCAGGGTGGCTTGATTCTGGAACAGGATGGCGTCAGAAAGTCCTGGGTTGGCGGGGAAATATCGCTGCGACCGCAGAGTTAA